TACGAGTTTGGAATCTCGATACCCCACTTCTTCGTAATCTAAGGATGCATATCCTTTGGTATAAGATTTGAGTTTATCATAGAATTCAAAAATAAGTTCTGCCAAAGGAAGTTCGTAGGTGAGTTGGAGTTTGTCTTTGGATAAATACACTGTATCCATATGGATCCCTCGTTTTTCGATCACAAGAGACATGATATTTCCCACATAAGATTCGGGCGCAATGATCGTAGCTTTGACAAAAGGTTCTTCGGATTTCCCAATTAATATGGGGTCAGGCCATTTGCTAGGGTTATCCACTTCGATCACATCGTCTTTCGTTGTTGTGATTCGAAATTTTACCGAGGGAGCCGTTGTGATCAGGGCTAAGTTAAATTCTCTTTCTAACCTTTCCTGTACAATTTCCATATGAAGGAGACCAAGGTAACCTACACGAAATCCAAATCCCAGGGCTGCTGAATTTTCCCTTTCAAAGGTTAGAGCGGAATCATTCAGTTTAAGTTTTTCGATGGCATCCACAAGAGCATCAAAGTCTTCCCCGTTAATGGGGAATAAACCAGCAAATACCATTGGTTTTGCATCTTTAAATCCTTTGACATCTTCTGCGGTTTGGCGATTGGCATGGGTGATGGTATCCCCTGTTTTGGCATCTCCCATCTTTTTCATCCCCGCGACCACATAACCTACGTCACCTGCCTGGAGTTCCTCACAAGAAACCATGGAGAGGCGGTTTATCCCCACTTCCGTCACAGTAAACTGGCGACCAATGTTCATCATATGAATCACTTCCCCTTTACGGAGCTTCCCATCATATAATCGAACTTTGGCGACAACACCCATATAGGTATCAAAAAAGGAATCATAAATCAAAGCTTTGAGAGGTGCATCTACATCCCCTTTCGGTGGTGGGAGTAAATAACAAATTGCTTCTAAAACATCTTGGACATTGAGGCCCGTTTTTGCAGAAATTGGAATGGCTTCCTCTGGATTTAATCCTAATGATTCTTCAATCATCAATTTGCATTTATCGATATCAGCAGAGGGTAAATCAATTTTATTGATAACGGGAATGATGCGAAGGTCAAGATCCATAGCCAAATATAAATTGGCCAAAGTTTGGGCTTCGACTCCTTGGCTTGCATCCACAATGAGAAGTACCCCTTCACAAGCAGCCAAGGAACGAGACACTTCATAGGTAAAGTCAACGTGACCTGGGGTATCGATTAAATTGAGATGATATACATTTCCATCTTTGGCATGATAATCAAAGGACGCATTGTTCGCTTTGATGGTGATCCCACGTTCCCTTTCGATGTCCATGGAATCAAGGATCTGGTCTTTTTTTGTTCTTTGGTCTGTGACAAGACCGATTTCCAGCAAACGATCCGCCAGAGTGGACTTCCCGTGGTCGACATGGGCAATGATGGAAAAATTGCGGGTGAATTGTTGGCGTTCGTTCACGGTTCCCTCTTCTTTTTAAGTCATTTTCCTGGAACAAGGCTCTTTGTCGAAAAAGTTTATTGTCAGAGGCTTAAATTTCCTAAGACTGGGAGTAAATTATCCCTTAGGAGAAACAATTCCCGATGTCCCAAAAAGATAGCATTCGTTCCGTCAAAGCCCGTGAAATTATGGATTCCAGAGGAAATCCAACCGTTGAAGTGGATGTCACACTCGAAGACGGTTCTTTTGGTCGTGCGGCGGTTCCCTCTGGGGCATCCACTGGTGAACACGAAGCTGTCGAACTTCGTGATGGTGATAAAAAAAGATACTCCGGAAAAGGAGTACTCAAAGCAGTCGATAACGTTAATTCTAAAATTTCTAAATCCATCCTTGGTCTTTCGGCAACAAACCAACTCCTTGTTGATGAAACAATGATATCCTTAGATGGAACTTCCAATAAATTCAAGTTAGGTGCCAACGCCCTTCTCGGAGTTTCTATGGCTGTAGCAAAAGCGGCTGCAGCTCATTCTGGCCTTCCTCTCTACCGATATATCGGTGGAACTTTTGCTCGTGAACTTCCCGTCCCAATGATGAATATCATCAATGGTGGTGCACACGCAGACAACAATATCGACTTCCAAGAATTTATGATCCTTCCTGTGTCGGCTCCCAATTTCCGCGAAGCTCTTCGAATGGGTGCGGAAGTTTTTCATAGTTTAAAGTCCGTTTTGAAAGGAAAAGGCCTCAATACTGCTGTGGGTGACGAAGGTGGATTTGCTCCTAACCTAACAAGTAACAGTGAAGCCATAGAAGTGATCTTAACTGCCATTGAAAAGGCAGGCTACAAACCAGACCTAGACATCAAAATTGGTTTGGACTGTGCTGCTTCTGAGTTTTATGATGAGAAGAAAAAGAAGTATGTTCTGAAAGCAGAAAAAAAACCAGAAAAGACCGCCGAAGAACTCGTAGAATACTACTCAAATTTAGTGTCCAAGTATCCGATCATTACCATGGAAGACGGTCTGGATGAAAACGATTGGACAGGCTGGAAAAAACTTTCCGAAAAACTGGGGAAAAAGATCCAACTTGTGGGGGATGATTTGTTCGTAACCAATATCAAAAAACTCGCACAAGGGATCGATAAAGGGATTGGTAACTCCATTCTCATCAAAGTGAACCAAATCGGAACTCTCACAGAAACCCTCAGTGCCATTGAGATGGCTAAAAAAGCGCAGTATACTGCAGTTGTGTCTCACAGGTCCGGGGAAACAGAAGATGCGACCATCTCCCATATTGCCGTGGCAACCAACGCCGGCCAAATCAAAACAGGATCCCTCAGCCGTACAGACCGAATTGCAAAATACAACGAACTCCTTCGTATCGAAGAAGAACTCGGTAAAAATGCGACTTATAGCGGAGTAAATACTTTTTACAACCTAAGGTAATATGACACCAACAAGAGCCTCTTTACTCGTAACATATATTTGTGCTGGTCTCTACCTCGGACTTTTGTCCGAGTCAGGGATTGCCGAACGTATGCGTCTTGAGAAAGAATTATCTAATCTCAATGCAGAGGTAGAGAGGCTTGTGGTCGAAAACCAAGGATTGGAAGAAAAAGAACGCCGCTTAAAAAACGACGTTTATGCCTTGGAACAGGAAGCAAGAAAGTACTATTTACTTT
This genomic window from Leptospira bandrabouensis contains:
- a CDS encoding FtsB family cell division protein → MTPTRASLLVTYICAGLYLGLLSESGIAERMRLEKELSNLNAEVERLVVENQGLEEKERRLKNDVYALEQEARKYYLLSETAHVLKFEETHSPGKEKPKVIPTNLRTAGLSGEWKEPPLFLLRFFFISFSVFLVLGVYFKLKRLQPMSNHKRLN
- the eno gene encoding phosphopyruvate hydratase codes for the protein MSQKDSIRSVKAREIMDSRGNPTVEVDVTLEDGSFGRAAVPSGASTGEHEAVELRDGDKKRYSGKGVLKAVDNVNSKISKSILGLSATNQLLVDETMISLDGTSNKFKLGANALLGVSMAVAKAAAAHSGLPLYRYIGGTFARELPVPMMNIINGGAHADNNIDFQEFMILPVSAPNFREALRMGAEVFHSLKSVLKGKGLNTAVGDEGGFAPNLTSNSEAIEVILTAIEKAGYKPDLDIKIGLDCAASEFYDEKKKKYVLKAEKKPEKTAEELVEYYSNLVSKYPIITMEDGLDENDWTGWKKLSEKLGKKIQLVGDDLFVTNIKKLAQGIDKGIGNSILIKVNQIGTLTETLSAIEMAKKAQYTAVVSHRSGETEDATISHIAVATNAGQIKTGSLSRTDRIAKYNELLRIEEELGKNATYSGVNTFYNLR
- the lepA gene encoding translation elongation factor 4; translation: MNERQQFTRNFSIIAHVDHGKSTLADRLLEIGLVTDQRTKKDQILDSMDIERERGITIKANNASFDYHAKDGNVYHLNLIDTPGHVDFTYEVSRSLAACEGVLLIVDASQGVEAQTLANLYLAMDLDLRIIPVINKIDLPSADIDKCKLMIEESLGLNPEEAIPISAKTGLNVQDVLEAICYLLPPPKGDVDAPLKALIYDSFFDTYMGVVAKVRLYDGKLRKGEVIHMMNIGRQFTVTEVGINRLSMVSCEELQAGDVGYVVAGMKKMGDAKTGDTITHANRQTAEDVKGFKDAKPMVFAGLFPINGEDFDALVDAIEKLKLNDSALTFERENSAALGFGFRVGYLGLLHMEIVQERLEREFNLALITTAPSVKFRITTTKDDVIEVDNPSKWPDPILIGKSEEPFVKATIIAPESYVGNIMSLVIEKRGIHMDTVYLSKDKLQLTYELPLAELIFEFYDKLKSYTKGYASLDYEEVGYRDSKLVRMDILVNGEPVDALSSIVHKSKAEERGRVIIEKLKDLIPRHQFMIPLQAAIGSKVVARESISALRKNVTAKCYGGDISRKKKLLEKQKEGKKRMKQIGNVEIPQEAFLSILKTGD